One region of Streptomyces leeuwenhoekii genomic DNA includes:
- a CDS encoding bifunctional glycosyltransferase family 2 protein/CDP-glycerol:glycerophosphate glycerophosphotransferase, with amino-acid sequence MYLAECLESIARQSFRDFEVILVDDGSTDASPRIAADFCAADPRFRLIRQESHGPGHARNTGLRATHPQAEFLAFVDGDDVIPEYAYELLTRTLRESDSDFVSGNVQMMNSTKKWQSPLHKGPMQKNRRGTHITRFEALIYDRTVWNKVFRRSFWDYHRIAFPEGVMYEDSWVNMYAHFRATKVDVVSDIVYYWRRREGGAAPSITQRHSELSNLRDRVAAVQSVSRFLAERRSRLYEDSKRKYDLACLKSDLMLHLKVLPDADEEYRLAFMEWANAFLDEADTSIIDELPADARVKWLLVREGRLAELLDVIEFERRGGPMPVQRRFHRYLNYPYLGDRTIGLDKKAYRLDKELSLHGALTGARWSTNGDLLTLTGTAYVRFINVHKRHMSVKAIALRNKKQGRMVITAAKTTYAPQATERSNQNRYCYDWAGFEARIDTTRLKRKGQWVEGTWDVAAGVLSRGLFRYRGIDRGGAGTAANPPYRYVDKNTRILPLFLQGKLKLRVEVVRCRITGHRIAGDQLELRGVYLGPKVPEWGKLRFTSMNGAGRHDAPAHFTPGGEGWCTFTAKVPLRALVPGYRADAQTGADIPKSWSMGSNGWKTTFHVEGRKMTMYPVMAQETPDGHYRMPGSLQTREGDREVVVHRNGSGYLVLFERATLPRAAYARWREDGSLEIHGRYLAADRLSAEEYRAAHLVVRSRAHGDERAVPLTWNGNAFSGRLTPAAMRTLAGDIPLAAGRWDFFLRRQDLSAVAREDRLEDLMVKIEQVVIGSFPQEYEADERRYELQAEAYDRLSLLVHSAMPDHARGPYRQKQLRTRAYPAARREKVRPAILFDAFKGTQYSDSPRALHEELVRRRVDLEHLWVVRDDQVQVPPTARPVRMWSPEWYHALATSRYVVANNHLPDWFQKRDGQVVVQTWHGTPLKKIGHDIEAIHFADQRYLERVEKEVQNWDMLVSPNSFSTPILQRAFGFPGEMVECGYPRNDILRRPGMEQREREIRRRIGLPEGKRVVLYAPTWRDDQFYAPGKYKLDFRVDLDDARRRLGPDHVLMVRRHPNVVDPVPGAGDGFVFDVSDYPDMADLSLITDVMITDYSSLMFDYVNTGRPILFFTYDLDHYRDTLRGFYFDFENSAPGPLVYSSEELVTAIRDIERIQEAYAERYRWFQREFCDLDDGYASARLADRMLVAGGDLAPGEATAPAVGTVDTRHAVRALTPIQWNAQRWFTPQRPSAPEGPAAQELANAIPGPAPAGGGGVPAAQPQPQYARERALGPQHHLQPAHLAPALLPQSYGGPATAGAPQGRAVEGVIV; translated from the coding sequence ATGTATCTCGCCGAATGCCTGGAGTCGATCGCGCGCCAGTCGTTCCGTGACTTCGAGGTCATCCTCGTCGACGACGGCTCCACCGACGCCTCCCCGCGCATCGCGGCCGACTTCTGCGCCGCCGACCCGCGCTTCCGGCTGATCCGCCAGGAGTCGCACGGCCCCGGGCACGCCCGCAACACCGGCCTGCGCGCCACCCACCCGCAGGCGGAGTTCCTCGCCTTCGTCGACGGCGACGACGTCATCCCCGAGTACGCCTACGAACTGCTGACGCGCACGCTGCGGGAGTCCGACTCGGACTTCGTCTCGGGCAACGTGCAGATGATGAACTCCACCAAGAAGTGGCAGTCGCCCCTGCACAAGGGCCCCATGCAGAAGAACCGGCGCGGGACCCACATCACCCGGTTCGAGGCGCTGATCTACGACCGCACCGTCTGGAACAAGGTGTTCCGGCGGTCCTTCTGGGACTACCACCGCATCGCGTTCCCCGAGGGCGTCATGTACGAGGACTCCTGGGTCAACATGTACGCCCACTTCCGCGCGACCAAGGTCGACGTCGTCTCGGACATCGTCTACTACTGGCGCCGGCGGGAGGGCGGGGCCGCCCCGTCGATCACCCAGCGGCACAGCGAACTGTCCAACCTGCGCGACCGGGTGGCCGCGGTGCAGTCCGTCAGCCGCTTCCTCGCCGAACGGCGCTCGCGGCTGTACGAGGACAGCAAGCGCAAGTACGACCTGGCCTGCCTGAAGTCGGACCTGATGCTGCACCTGAAGGTGCTGCCCGACGCCGACGAGGAGTACCGGCTGGCCTTCATGGAGTGGGCCAACGCCTTCCTCGACGAGGCCGACACCTCCATCATCGACGAACTTCCCGCCGACGCCCGGGTCAAGTGGCTGCTGGTCCGCGAGGGCAGGCTCGCCGAACTCCTCGACGTCATCGAGTTCGAGCGCCGCGGCGGGCCGATGCCCGTCCAGCGGCGGTTCCACCGCTACCTGAACTACCCCTACCTCGGGGACCGGACGATCGGCCTCGACAAGAAGGCGTACCGGCTGGACAAGGAGCTCTCCCTGCACGGCGCGCTGACCGGCGCCCGATGGAGCACCAACGGGGACCTGCTGACGCTGACCGGCACCGCCTACGTCCGCTTCATCAACGTGCACAAGCGGCACATGTCGGTGAAGGCGATCGCCCTGCGCAACAAGAAGCAGGGGCGGATGGTGATCACCGCGGCGAAGACCACCTATGCGCCGCAGGCCACCGAGCGGTCCAACCAGAATCGTTACTGCTACGACTGGGCCGGCTTCGAGGCCCGGATCGACACCACCCGCCTCAAGCGCAAGGGCCAGTGGGTCGAGGGCACCTGGGACGTGGCCGCCGGTGTGCTCAGCCGCGGGCTGTTCCGCTACCGGGGCATCGACCGGGGCGGCGCGGGCACCGCCGCCAACCCGCCGTACCGGTACGTCGACAAGAACACCCGCATCCTCCCGCTCTTCCTCCAGGGCAAGCTCAAGCTCCGGGTCGAGGTCGTGCGCTGCCGGATCACCGGGCACCGGATCGCCGGCGACCAGCTCGAACTGCGCGGCGTCTACCTGGGGCCCAAGGTGCCCGAGTGGGGCAAGCTGCGCTTCACCAGCATGAACGGCGCCGGCCGGCACGACGCCCCGGCGCACTTCACACCCGGCGGCGAGGGCTGGTGCACCTTCACGGCCAAGGTCCCGCTGCGCGCCCTGGTGCCCGGCTACCGGGCGGACGCCCAGACGGGCGCCGACATCCCCAAGTCGTGGAGCATGGGCAGCAACGGCTGGAAGACCACCTTCCATGTCGAGGGCCGCAAGATGACCATGTATCCGGTCATGGCCCAGGAGACCCCGGACGGGCACTACCGCATGCCCGGCTCGCTCCAGACCCGGGAGGGCGACCGCGAGGTCGTCGTCCACCGCAACGGCTCCGGCTACCTCGTCCTCTTCGAACGCGCGACGCTGCCCCGGGCCGCCTACGCCCGGTGGCGGGAGGACGGCTCACTGGAGATCCACGGCCGCTACCTGGCCGCGGACCGCCTGTCCGCCGAGGAGTACCGGGCCGCGCACCTGGTGGTGCGCTCCCGCGCGCACGGGGACGAACGCGCCGTCCCGCTGACCTGGAACGGCAACGCCTTCTCCGGCCGGCTGACCCCCGCCGCCATGCGCACGCTGGCCGGCGACATCCCGCTGGCGGCCGGGCGCTGGGACTTCTTCCTGCGCCGCCAGGACCTCTCGGCCGTCGCCCGCGAGGACCGCCTCGAAGACCTCATGGTCAAGATCGAGCAGGTCGTCATCGGCTCCTTCCCGCAGGAGTACGAGGCGGACGAGCGCCGCTACGAGCTCCAGGCCGAGGCGTACGACCGGCTGTCCCTGCTGGTGCACTCGGCCATGCCCGACCACGCCCGCGGCCCCTACCGGCAGAAGCAACTGCGCACCAGGGCGTACCCGGCCGCCCGCCGCGAGAAGGTCCGCCCCGCGATCCTCTTCGACGCCTTCAAGGGCACCCAGTACTCCGACAGCCCCCGCGCGCTCCACGAGGAACTGGTGCGGCGGCGCGTCGACCTGGAGCACCTGTGGGTGGTGCGCGACGACCAGGTCCAGGTGCCCCCCACGGCGAGGCCGGTGCGCATGTGGTCGCCCGAGTGGTACCACGCCCTCGCCACCAGCCGTTACGTCGTCGCCAACAACCACCTTCCCGACTGGTTCCAGAAGCGGGACGGGCAGGTCGTCGTCCAGACCTGGCACGGCACCCCGCTGAAGAAGATCGGCCACGACATCGAGGCCATCCACTTCGCCGACCAGCGGTACCTGGAGCGGGTGGAGAAGGAGGTGCAGAACTGGGACATGCTGGTGTCGCCCAACAGCTTCTCCACCCCGATTCTCCAGCGCGCCTTCGGCTTCCCCGGCGAGATGGTCGAGTGCGGCTACCCGCGCAACGACATCCTGCGCCGCCCGGGGATGGAACAGCGCGAGCGCGAGATCCGGCGGCGGATCGGCCTGCCGGAGGGCAAGCGTGTCGTGCTCTACGCCCCCACCTGGCGCGACGACCAGTTCTACGCGCCCGGCAAGTACAAGCTCGACTTCCGTGTCGACCTCGACGACGCGCGGCGCCGCCTGGGCCCCGACCACGTGCTCATGGTCCGCCGCCACCCCAACGTGGTGGACCCGGTTCCGGGCGCCGGCGACGGCTTCGTCTTCGACGTCTCCGACTACCCCGACATGGCCGATCTGTCCCTGATCACCGATGTGATGATCACGGACTACTCGTCCCTGATGTTCGACTACGTCAACACCGGCCGCCCCATCCTCTTCTTCACCTACGACCTGGACCACTACCGCGACACGCTGCGCGGCTTCTACTTCGACTTCGAGAACAGCGCGCCCGGACCGCTGGTGTACAGCTCCGAGGAACTGGTGACGGCCATCCGGGACATCGAGCGGATCCAGGAGGCCTACGCCGAGCGCTACCGCTGGTTCCAGCGCGAGTTCTGCGACCTGGACGACGGGTACGCCTCCGCGCGGCTCGCCGACCGCATGCTGGTCGCCGGGGGCGACCTCGCGCCCGGGGAGGCCACGGCCCCGGCGGTCGGCACCGTCGACACCCGGCACGCCGTACGCGCGCTCACCCCGATCCAGTGGAACGCCCAGCGCTGGTTCACCCCGCAGCGGCCGTCGGCGCCGGAAGGGCCCGCCGCCCAGGAACTGGCGAACGCGATCCCCGGGCCGGCGCCCGCCGGGGGCGGCGGCGTCCCGGCCGCTCAGCCGCAGCCGCAGTACGCCCGGGAGCGGGCCCTCGGGCCGCAGCACCACCTCCAGCCGGCGCACTTGGCACCGGCCCTGCTTCCGCAGTCGTACGGCGGGCCGGCGACGGCCGGAGCGCCCCAGGGCAGGGCGGTCGAGGGCGTGATCGTATGA
- a CDS encoding LCP family protein yields MTHSATPESRRARRDGGRGRRPQRGRRRRGRVVLLGLLVVVLAAAGGGYWLYQDLDGNIEGVDIDKAIGGDRPEKLPTSGQNILILGSDSRAGANAALKTGDVAGARSDTALVMHIPQGRTAAVAISIPRDTLVSRPACTKADGGEVAPAERVMFNSVYAQAGPACVVKTVEKMSGVRMDHYVEIDFAGFKGLVDAIGGVTVTVDQDIKDLSSGLDLTAGTHRLNGTESLAFVRTRHGVGDGSDLGRIGLQQQFMMALLSEIKRQDLLGSPAKTFKIADELTAALTTDSELASLTALADFGRSLNGVDPSSMETIMLPVAYDTADPNRVVAAEPQATQLWKAIRTDSAIPESAKKSPAGG; encoded by the coding sequence ATGACGCACAGCGCCACCCCTGAGTCCCGGCGTGCCCGCCGGGACGGCGGACGAGGCCGCCGGCCGCAGCGCGGCAGGAGGCGCCGGGGCCGCGTCGTCCTGCTGGGCCTCCTGGTCGTCGTACTGGCCGCGGCGGGGGGCGGCTACTGGCTCTACCAGGACCTCGACGGGAACATCGAGGGCGTCGACATCGACAAGGCGATCGGCGGCGACCGCCCGGAGAAACTGCCCACTTCGGGGCAGAACATCCTGATCCTCGGCTCCGACTCGCGCGCCGGCGCCAACGCCGCGCTGAAGACGGGCGACGTCGCCGGCGCCCGCTCCGACACCGCGCTCGTGATGCACATACCGCAGGGCCGCACCGCCGCCGTGGCGATCAGCATCCCGCGCGACACCCTGGTCTCCCGGCCCGCGTGCACCAAGGCGGACGGCGGCGAGGTGGCACCGGCCGAGCGTGTGATGTTCAACTCGGTCTACGCGCAGGCCGGACCCGCGTGCGTGGTCAAGACGGTGGAGAAGATGTCCGGGGTCCGCATGGACCACTACGTGGAGATCGACTTCGCCGGCTTCAAGGGGCTGGTGGACGCGATCGGCGGGGTCACGGTCACCGTGGACCAGGACATCAAGGACCTCTCCAGCGGCCTGGACCTGACCGCGGGCACCCACCGGCTGAACGGCACCGAGTCGCTGGCCTTCGTGCGCACCCGGCACGGCGTCGGCGACGGCAGCGACCTGGGCCGGATAGGTCTCCAGCAGCAGTTCATGATGGCGCTGCTGAGCGAGATCAAGCGGCAGGACCTGCTGGGCAGCCCCGCCAAGACCTTCAAGATCGCCGACGAGCTCACCGCGGCGCTCACCACCGACTCCGAACTCGCCTCCCTCACCGCGCTGGCGGACTTCGGCCGCAGCCTGAACGGCGTCGACCCGTCCTCCATGGAGACGATCATGCTCCCCGTGGCGTACGACACGGCCGACCCCAACCGGGTCGTGGCCGCCGAGCCGCAGGCGACGCAGCTCTGGAAGGCGATCCGCACGGACTCCGCGATCCCCGAGTCCGCCAAGAAGTCCCCCGCGGGCGGCTGA